One Candidatus Cloacimonadota bacterium DNA segment encodes these proteins:
- the meaB gene encoding methylmalonyl Co-A mutase-associated GTPase MeaB, producing MKLDKYISGLLKGDALSAARLISMVENTDRNEEIIKRISPSLGNAYVTGITGSPGVGKSTLTDKLVRELRKQDKKVGVIAVDPTSPFSGGAVLGDRIRLQKLSEDDGVFIRSMATRGHLGGISSATSDAVKILDAFGCDYIFIETVGVGQSEIEVVKNVDTTLLVLVPGMGDEIQAIKAGIMEIADIFVVNKADKDGVERIMLEIEMLQNLGETKERLAPICKVIAKDDKGITGLLSEIQNHRKYLEENNLFVKNRKKRLELEMKQIVHDKLLQKAGSVLKENFDFKQLIDEVYENKTDVYSVVNDFIGNVVK from the coding sequence ATGAAATTGGATAAATACATCTCTGGATTACTGAAAGGTGATGCTTTATCTGCAGCTCGCTTGATTTCAATGGTTGAAAATACCGATCGGAATGAAGAGATCATCAAAAGAATTTCTCCTTCTTTGGGGAATGCTTATGTAACTGGAATTACAGGTTCGCCTGGCGTAGGTAAGAGCACGTTAACTGATAAACTGGTACGCGAATTACGAAAACAAGATAAAAAAGTCGGCGTGATCGCTGTTGATCCGACCAGTCCATTTTCTGGTGGTGCAGTTCTGGGTGATAGGATTCGTTTGCAGAAATTATCGGAAGATGATGGAGTTTTTATTCGCAGTATGGCAACGCGTGGTCATCTGGGTGGAATCTCATCTGCTACTTCCGATGCCGTTAAAATTCTGGATGCCTTCGGTTGTGACTATATCTTTATCGAAACGGTCGGCGTTGGTCAGTCGGAAATTGAAGTTGTGAAAAATGTAGATACAACACTTCTGGTTTTAGTTCCGGGAATGGGTGACGAAATTCAGGCGATAAAAGCAGGTATCATGGAAATTGCTGACATTTTTGTGGTGAATAAAGCAGATAAAGACGGCGTAGAAAGGATCATGCTGGAAATCGAAATGCTGCAGAATCTGGGTGAAACGAAAGAGCGATTGGCTCCAATCTGTAAAGTAATTGCCAAAGATGATAAAGGAATTACAGGGCTTTTATCCGAAATTCAAAATCACAGAAAATATCTGGAAGAAAATAATCTTTTTGTAAAAAATCGGAAAAAGCGATTAGAACTTGAAATGAAACAGATCGTTCATGATAAGCTTCTGCAGAAAGCAGGCAGCGTTCTAAAAGAAAATTTTGATTTTAAACAGCTCATTGATGAGGTTTACGAAAATAAAACCGATGTTTATTCGGTGGTGAATGATTTCATTGGAAACGTTGTAAAATAA
- a CDS encoding DUF4911 domain-containing protein, translating to MNIKIIDQHKLSDGCTRINIGVSDKERIYLGFILESFEGWSNYTTPVRKKPVLQVDVVPDFLEDFWQLYRFLEKWQIK from the coding sequence ATGAACATAAAAATCATCGATCAACATAAATTGTCAGACGGCTGCACTCGCATAAATATTGGTGTTAGCGATAAGGAACGTATTTATCTGGGTTTTATTCTGGAATCGTTCGAAGGCTGGAGCAATTATACAACTCCGGTTCGCAAAAAGCCTGTTTTGCAGGTTGATGTTGTTCCCGATTTTCTGGAAGATTTCTGGCAGCTTTATCGTTTTTTAGAAAAATGGCAGATAAAATGA
- a CDS encoding patatin-like phospholipase family protein, whose protein sequence is MKKILIFVVLVFFSTLFCQQKIGLALSGGGARGLAHIGVLKVIDEMNIPINYIAGTSSGAVIGALYSIGFTAEEIEDIFLNMKWEEIFDETINRKNYYIGNKRWKPYANYSFDLGKNMLPQLPQAFLSGNNLINIFFDNTYQFSHIRDFDELQIPFRCIATDILTGRTKVFSSGVLHETLRATMSFPSVLQPFKIDGQLFIDGGVANNLPSEVVKEMGADFIIGIKASSGLKNEEQLQTLIDVLDQTVNLSITENVGKSEKLCDVLIQPELQNMSIMDFNKKAEIIALGEKAAREYFNKQPILLQSKKILKNQEQLPEKLTFSRIRVEGNIYLSNAKVREFVGLSSWQEFSKKEIQYAFQNAYNSGLFNFIYPVIDRVEDRYILTIKLKENNRMKYGLDFCYNDQKEINLGVTLKMNNVVQKNSKLLLNLQLGDRQEFNLDYVKNFGKHFGVYFRLFPYIKEYILFSYNSDHQKTNSVRSLEMGGTFGIGLFATKALIAELYAYYYRTELYQDIAEFTERDFHSTGGGIKILHEELDDYIFPMKGTEIFTKYSEAKDHFYSDFNNRTFYTRLRLLLPFTKKLSMKYKFEYGSHFEKKENDFDPFYIGGLDDFLGFHRNEKVAPIFKITTAALRIEFLKNAFCDLQINILNLGNVDYWQPEKYLYKGAGLILGYRSIIGPIRIAAALDDEYNGYYYFSFGFEFDQFEFSRR, encoded by the coding sequence ATGAAGAAAATATTGATATTTGTTGTTTTAGTTTTTTTTAGCACTCTTTTTTGTCAGCAGAAAATTGGCTTGGCATTAAGCGGTGGCGGTGCGCGCGGATTGGCTCATATTGGAGTTCTCAAAGTAATCGATGAGATGAACATTCCGATCAATTACATTGCCGGAACCAGCAGCGGAGCGGTGATCGGAGCGCTCTATTCCATCGGTTTTACAGCAGAAGAAATCGAAGATATTTTCCTGAATATGAAATGGGAAGAGATCTTCGATGAAACCATCAACCGAAAAAATTATTACATCGGAAACAAACGCTGGAAACCTTATGCAAATTATTCATTTGATCTTGGAAAGAATATGCTTCCACAACTACCACAAGCATTTTTATCCGGTAATAATCTTATAAATATTTTCTTCGATAATACTTATCAATTTTCTCATATTAGAGATTTTGATGAACTTCAAATTCCCTTCAGATGTATTGCTACCGATATTTTAACCGGCAGAACCAAGGTTTTTTCTTCGGGAGTTCTACACGAAACTCTTCGTGCTACAATGTCCTTTCCATCTGTCTTACAACCTTTCAAGATCGATGGTCAGCTTTTCATCGATGGTGGTGTTGCCAACAATCTGCCTTCTGAAGTTGTGAAGGAAATGGGAGCAGATTTCATTATTGGTATTAAAGCCAGTTCCGGTTTGAAAAATGAAGAACAATTACAAACCCTGATCGATGTTCTGGATCAGACAGTAAATTTAAGCATCACAGAAAATGTGGGTAAATCTGAAAAACTGTGCGACGTTTTGATACAACCTGAATTGCAAAATATGAGTATTATGGATTTCAATAAGAAAGCTGAGATTATTGCTCTGGGAGAAAAAGCTGCCAGAGAATATTTTAATAAACAGCCAATATTATTACAAAGTAAAAAGATTTTAAAGAATCAGGAGCAGTTACCTGAAAAATTAACATTTTCGCGAATTCGAGTAGAAGGAAATATTTACCTCAGCAATGCCAAAGTTCGAGAATTTGTGGGGCTTTCTTCCTGGCAGGAATTTAGTAAGAAAGAAATTCAATATGCTTTCCAAAATGCCTATAATTCAGGTCTTTTCAATTTTATTTATCCGGTGATCGATCGGGTAGAAGATAGATATATTCTTACGATAAAACTAAAAGAAAATAATCGTATGAAATATGGTTTGGATTTCTGTTACAACGATCAGAAAGAGATAAATCTGGGTGTTACTCTGAAGATGAATAACGTGGTACAGAAGAATTCCAAATTGCTATTGAATCTTCAATTGGGAGATCGACAGGAATTCAATCTGGATTATGTGAAGAACTTTGGTAAACATTTTGGTGTTTATTTCAGGTTATTTCCCTACATAAAAGAGTATATACTTTTCTCCTATAATTCCGATCATCAGAAGACCAACAGTGTACGCTCCCTGGAAATGGGTGGCACTTTCGGGATTGGTCTATTTGCTACAAAAGCATTGATAGCAGAGCTTTACGCATATTATTATCGAACAGAGCTCTATCAGGATATTGCAGAATTTACTGAGCGGGATTTTCATTCCACGGGTGGTGGAATCAAAATTCTGCACGAGGAACTGGATGATTATATTTTTCCTATGAAAGGAACCGAGATCTTTACTAAATATTCAGAAGCAAAAGATCATTTTTATAGCGATTTTAATAATCGAACTTTCTATACCAGGCTGCGCTTACTTCTTCCATTTACAAAAAAATTATCAATGAAATATAAATTTGAATACGGCTCTCATTTCGAAAAAAAAGAGAATGATTTTGATCCATTTTATATTGGTGGTTTGGATGACTTTCTGGGTTTTCACAGGAATGAAAAAGTAGCTCCAATATTTAAAATTACTACTGCTGCTCTGCGCATTGAATTTTTAAAAAATGCCTTTTGTGATCTGCAAATTAATATATTGAACTTGGGCAATGTAGATTACTGGCAGCCGGAAAAATATCTCTACAAAGGTGCTGGATTGATTCTGGGTTACCGGTCAATTATTGGTCCAATTCGCATCGCTGCTGCTCTTGATGATGAATATAATGGCTATTACTATTTCTCCTTTGGTTTTGAATTCGATCAGTTTGAATTTTCCAGGAGATGA
- a CDS encoding DUF2089 domain-containing protein, with product MNKRLKQCPVCNSNLDIVEYHCSNCDTHIKGRFGVGEFGVLTATQQEFVKTFICCQGNIKEVEKVLKISYPTVKNRLAEVTSILCDKKKQTKPVISDDILKEIDSGKMTVEEAIAAIKARR from the coding sequence ATGAATAAAAGATTAAAACAATGTCCCGTGTGCAATTCCAACCTGGATATCGTGGAATATCACTGTTCAAATTGTGATACTCACATAAAGGGCAGGTTTGGAGTTGGTGAATTTGGAGTTTTAACTGCTACCCAGCAGGAATTCGTTAAAACGTTTATTTGTTGCCAGGGAAATATCAAGGAAGTTGAGAAAGTTCTCAAGATTTCCTATCCTACGGTAAAAAACAGATTAGCGGAAGTAACTTCAATTTTGTGCGATAAAAAGAAACAAACAAAACCAGTGATTTCAGATGACATTCTGAAAGAGATCGATAGTGGTAAAATGACAGTGGAAGAAGCAATTGCTGCTATCAAGGCAAGGAGGTAA
- a CDS encoding sodium-translocating pyrophosphatase, with translation MVPGIWYIAPIGAIMALIFAFIFYKSVKKQDPGNDEMQRIAKHVRDGAFAYLKQQYKGVGIFFVVAFIAFNFMAHVLHVLHWLIPWAFLTGGFFSGLAGWIGMNTATLASNRTAQGASISLNKGLKVAFRAGGVMGLVVVGLALVDISAWFYALNAFDVPLHTITVIMLSFGMGASTQALFARLGGGIYTKAADVGADLVGKVEAGIPEDDPRNPATIADNVGDNVGDVAGMGADLYESYAGSILATAALGMAAVSQIFGHNSEWAIKFVTAPMVLAGVGAFLSILGIYMVSTKEDAGTKELMFALNKGVYGSSILIAIVAFFVTKFMLPAEYSLGVFFASIIGLIAGILIGYFTERSTSDAYAPTRGIAKQGEFGPATVIIDGLAVGMKSTAAPVIIIGVGIMAAFSASGGFTTPEMGLYGIGFGAVGMLATLGVTLAMDAFGPIADNAGGNAEMSQLPKEVRQRTDALDSVGNTTAATGKGFAIGSAALTAMALLAAYLEEVRTGLLFAGQKVMNILMANGEMFAVETTKATIADFMNFYNINLMNPKFLVGIFVGAMVTFVFAALTMKAVGRAAGDMVAEVRRQFKEIPGIMEGKSEPEYAKCVAISTKGAQREMVAPALLGILTPIVVGLLMGVAGVLGLLAGGLSTGFVMAIMMNNAGGAWDNAKKYIESGAHGGKGSDFHKAAVVGDTVGDPFKDTAGPSINILIKLMSMVSIVFAGLIVAYSPAIEAIYSGKKDKANVQHVIEMEKSEVPVHTTEF, from the coding sequence ATGGTTCCAGGAATCTGGTATATTGCTCCTATTGGTGCAATAATGGCATTAATTTTCGCATTTATTTTTTACAAATCAGTAAAAAAACAAGATCCCGGTAATGATGAGATGCAAAGAATTGCAAAGCATGTTCGAGATGGTGCATTTGCCTATCTGAAACAGCAGTACAAAGGTGTGGGAATCTTCTTCGTTGTAGCGTTTATTGCTTTCAACTTCATGGCTCATGTTCTTCATGTGCTGCATTGGCTCATTCCATGGGCTTTTCTTACAGGTGGTTTTTTCAGTGGGCTGGCAGGCTGGATTGGTATGAATACTGCAACTCTGGCATCGAACAGAACTGCTCAAGGAGCTTCAATAAGTTTGAATAAAGGACTTAAAGTAGCTTTCCGTGCTGGCGGTGTAATGGGCTTAGTAGTTGTTGGTTTGGCTCTGGTAGATATTTCGGCCTGGTTTTATGCTTTGAATGCTTTTGATGTTCCTCTTCACACGATTACTGTTATCATGCTTAGTTTTGGAATGGGTGCATCTACTCAGGCATTGTTTGCTCGTCTGGGTGGAGGAATCTACACCAAAGCCGCTGATGTCGGTGCAGACCTGGTAGGAAAAGTTGAAGCTGGAATTCCAGAAGATGATCCAAGAAATCCTGCCACAATTGCCGATAACGTAGGCGATAATGTAGGAGATGTTGCTGGAATGGGCGCAGACCTTTATGAATCTTATGCCGGCTCGATTCTGGCTACTGCTGCTCTGGGAATGGCCGCCGTTTCACAGATTTTTGGCCATAACAGTGAATGGGCGATAAAATTCGTAACTGCTCCCATGGTGTTGGCTGGTGTTGGTGCCTTCCTTTCCATTTTGGGAATTTACATGGTTTCCACCAAAGAAGATGCCGGGACTAAAGAATTGATGTTTGCCTTGAATAAAGGTGTTTATGGAAGTTCGATTCTGATTGCGATCGTGGCATTTTTTGTAACGAAATTTATGCTTCCTGCAGAATATTCACTTGGCGTATTTTTCGCCAGTATTATTGGTTTGATCGCGGGTATTTTGATAGGTTATTTCACAGAAAGGTCAACTTCTGATGCTTATGCACCTACACGTGGAATTGCCAAACAAGGTGAATTTGGTCCTGCTACAGTAATTATCGATGGATTGGCAGTGGGAATGAAATCTACAGCTGCTCCGGTTATAATTATTGGTGTTGGAATTATGGCAGCATTCAGTGCCAGTGGTGGTTTCACAACTCCGGAAATGGGACTATACGGAATCGGTTTTGGTGCTGTGGGAATGCTGGCAACGCTTGGTGTAACTCTGGCCATGGACGCATTTGGGCCTATCGCCGACAATGCTGGTGGTAATGCAGAAATGAGTCAACTTCCCAAAGAAGTTCGCCAAAGAACAGATGCTCTGGATAGTGTGGGAAACACAACAGCTGCAACCGGAAAAGGATTTGCTATAGGTTCTGCTGCTCTTACAGCAATGGCGCTTTTAGCTGCTTATCTGGAAGAAGTTCGTACAGGTTTACTATTTGCAGGACAAAAAGTTATGAATATTCTGATGGCAAATGGCGAGATGTTTGCAGTGGAAACTACCAAAGCTACAATTGCAGACTTCATGAATTTCTATAATATAAATCTGATGAATCCAAAATTCCTTGTTGGTATATTTGTTGGTGCGATGGTTACATTCGTATTTGCTGCCCTTACAATGAAGGCTGTTGGTAGAGCTGCTGGTGATATGGTTGCGGAAGTACGTCGTCAATTCAAAGAAATACCTGGAATTATGGAAGGAAAAAGCGAACCTGAATATGCTAAATGCGTGGCAATCTCTACTAAAGGTGCACAAAGAGAAATGGTTGCTCCCGCACTTCTGGGAATTCTAACTCCTATTGTTGTTGGTCTTCTAATGGGTGTTGCTGGTGTTCTTGGTCTTTTAGCTGGTGGTCTTTCCACAGGTTTTGTTATGGCTATTATGATGAATAATGCTGGTGGAGCCTGGGATAATGCAAAAAAATATATTGAATCTGGTGCTCATGGTGGTAAAGGTTCTGATTTCCATAAGGCTGCTGTTGTTGGTGATACAGTAGGCGATCCGTTCAAAGATACAGCCGGTCCATCAATTAATATCTTGATAAAATTGATGAGCATGGTAAGTATTGTCTTTGCTGGTTTGATCGTGGCATATTCTCCTGCGATCGAAGCGATATATAGTGGAAAGAAAGATAAAGCGAATGTACAACATGTGATTGAAATGGAAAAATCTGAAGTTCCTGTTCATACAACAGAATTTTAA
- a CDS encoding nucleotidyl transferase AbiEii/AbiGii toxin family protein, translating into MHSAIESMFKKYNPKSIQENKRVLHEIIQEIALLGLSRSGFFSKAAFYGGTALRIFHGLDRFSEDLDFSLLIPDQNFKLKNYTKYVQDELGAYGLNMKVEEKDKKADTAVKSAFIKGGTIINLMEIESISIPVKGINANEKIKIKLEVDTNPPPGAEYEVKFQLEPVPYSVRIYSLSSLFAGKVHAVLCRGWRSRVKGRDFYDYIWYLSKNVELDIHHLSYRMKQSGHLETDEELTETKLRNKLTEKFSKIDFDQAKNDVLPFVKDPRKLELWSEDFFKNITNDKLVVPKGNDHVK; encoded by the coding sequence ATGCATAGTGCAATAGAATCAATGTTCAAAAAGTATAATCCAAAAAGTATTCAGGAAAACAAACGTGTTCTACACGAAATAATCCAGGAAATCGCTTTACTGGGTTTGTCCCGTTCTGGATTCTTCAGTAAAGCAGCTTTTTATGGGGGGACTGCATTACGCATCTTTCATGGACTTGACCGATTTTCAGAAGATCTCGATTTCAGTTTGTTAATACCGGATCAGAATTTCAAACTGAAGAATTATACTAAGTATGTACAGGATGAACTGGGTGCCTATGGTTTGAATATGAAAGTTGAAGAAAAAGACAAGAAGGCTGATACAGCAGTGAAATCAGCATTTATTAAAGGCGGTACTATAATTAATCTTATGGAGATCGAGTCGATTTCTATTCCAGTTAAAGGAATTAATGCAAATGAAAAGATCAAGATCAAACTGGAAGTTGATACAAATCCACCTCCAGGTGCAGAATATGAAGTTAAATTTCAACTTGAACCAGTACCTTACTCTGTAAGAATTTATTCATTGTCATCTCTTTTTGCCGGAAAAGTTCATGCTGTCCTTTGCCGAGGATGGAGAAGTCGTGTCAAAGGAAGAGATTTTTACGATTATATCTGGTATCTTTCAAAAAATGTTGAATTAGATATTCATCACCTCTCATATCGAATGAAACAAAGTGGACATTTAGAAACCGATGAAGAATTGACTGAAACTAAGTTGAGAAATAAACTTACAGAAAAATTTTCAAAAATTGATTTTGACCAAGCTAAAAATGATGTACTTCCTTTTGTGAAGGATCCTCGAAAGTTAGAATTATGGTCTGAGGATTTTTTCAAAAATATTACAAACGATAAATTAGTTGTACCAAAAGGTAATGATCATGTTAAATAA
- the lon gene encoding endopeptidase La, giving the protein MAEKEKGFIINDKNYGLLPVVPLRNALVLPFTISPLLVGRKNSLNAVDAALALERKIICVSQKQPSNYDEDPKAKDLYRYGTLCTVLQHLKLPDGNMRLLVEGDKRVKIERYYRTSDYLNAYFNIIPKTDSQKEIEMEALFRSFKKSFQEYVNLNKSIPEEALLPLNDTTNPREFFYYSLANIILDIKTKQQMFEIDDLFESISKIYKKTLEEIQILKLENKIDGTVKTRLNKLQREYYLTEQLKAIHKELGVTKEEKTDLLDFQEKIKKAKLSPDARKKAEDELKKFSRLNNFSPEYSVIHTYLTWILDLPWDDPKYKEFNLKTARKILDEDHYGLEKVKDRILEYLAVVKLAKKVKGQILCFVGPPGVGKTSLGKSIARAMDRKFVRLSLGGVRDEAEIRGHRRTYVGALPGVIIQSMKKAETRNPLIMMDEIDKMSRDFRGDPASALLEVLDPEQNDTFRDHYLDFEYDLSQVIFITTANTLNSIPQPLIDRMEVIELPGYTAFEKINIATKHLVPKVLKEHDLKGKLNIKYQKTALEKIIKLYTREAGVRNLERQIAKILRKVVKKFVEGDSKKRVSVKAAELEDYLGIPKHLYSEVNRKDAAGVVTGLAWTQYGGETLQIEAVKVKGSGKLKLTGKLGEVMQESAQAAFSYARLHAKKYGINEDFYKNCDLHLHIPEGAIPKDGPSAGVGLVTAIVSVLSGKKVKHDLAMTGEITLSGNVLPIGGLAEKLIAAKRARIKNVIIPQKNEPNLKEIQDEIKKGLNIILVHKVEEVLDYAIK; this is encoded by the coding sequence ATGGCTGAAAAAGAAAAAGGCTTTATTATAAACGATAAAAACTACGGTTTGCTACCAGTTGTTCCGCTCAGGAATGCACTGGTCTTACCTTTTACAATATCACCACTTTTGGTGGGAAGAAAAAATTCATTGAATGCAGTAGACGCAGCTCTTGCCTTGGAACGCAAAATTATTTGTGTAAGTCAGAAACAACCCAGCAATTATGATGAAGACCCTAAAGCTAAAGATCTTTATCGATATGGAACTCTCTGTACTGTATTACAACATCTCAAACTTCCCGATGGTAATATGCGGCTTTTAGTAGAAGGTGATAAACGTGTAAAAATTGAACGATATTATCGCACTTCCGATTATTTGAATGCATATTTCAATATAATTCCGAAAACTGATTCTCAGAAAGAAATTGAGATGGAAGCTCTCTTCCGATCTTTTAAAAAATCTTTTCAAGAATATGTTAATTTGAATAAATCGATTCCGGAAGAAGCTCTTTTGCCTTTAAATGATACAACCAATCCAAGAGAATTTTTCTATTATTCTCTGGCAAATATTATTTTGGATATCAAGACAAAGCAGCAAATGTTCGAGATCGATGATCTTTTTGAATCGATCAGTAAAATTTACAAGAAAACGTTAGAAGAAATCCAGATCCTGAAACTGGAAAATAAGATCGATGGAACTGTTAAAACCCGATTAAATAAGCTGCAACGAGAATATTACTTAACTGAACAATTGAAAGCGATTCACAAAGAATTGGGAGTTACAAAAGAAGAAAAAACTGACCTTCTGGATTTTCAGGAAAAGATAAAAAAAGCCAAATTAAGTCCGGATGCACGCAAAAAAGCAGAAGATGAACTTAAAAAATTTTCCCGGTTGAATAATTTCTCGCCGGAGTATTCGGTAATCCACACCTATCTTACCTGGATTCTTGATCTACCCTGGGATGATCCGAAATACAAGGAATTCAATCTAAAAACTGCACGTAAAATTCTGGATGAAGATCATTATGGCTTGGAAAAAGTGAAAGATCGCATTTTAGAATACCTAGCTGTGGTCAAACTGGCGAAAAAAGTGAAAGGTCAGATCCTCTGTTTCGTTGGACCTCCCGGAGTGGGAAAAACATCGCTGGGAAAATCCATTGCCCGAGCTATGGATCGTAAATTTGTCCGTCTCAGTTTGGGTGGAGTTCGCGATGAAGCTGAGATTCGCGGTCATCGCAGAACTTATGTGGGAGCACTTCCGGGCGTTATCATTCAAAGCATGAAAAAAGCCGAAACTCGAAATCCGCTGATCATGATGGATGAGATTGATAAAATGAGTCGAGATTTCCGCGGTGATCCCGCTTCTGCACTTTTAGAAGTTTTAGATCCCGAACAAAATGATACTTTCCGCGATCATTATCTGGATTTTGAGTACGATCTTTCTCAGGTTATATTCATTACAACTGCGAATACTCTGAATTCCATACCACAACCTCTTATCGACAGGATGGAAGTCATCGAATTGCCTGGTTACACAGCTTTTGAAAAAATCAATATTGCTACCAAACACCTGGTACCAAAAGTCTTGAAAGAACATGACCTCAAAGGAAAACTCAATATTAAGTATCAAAAAACAGCTCTCGAAAAGATCATCAAACTATACACTCGTGAAGCTGGAGTGAGAAATCTGGAACGTCAGATTGCCAAGATTCTGCGAAAAGTTGTAAAGAAGTTTGTGGAAGGTGATTCCAAGAAGCGTGTAAGTGTGAAAGCTGCTGAATTGGAAGATTATCTGGGTATTCCTAAACATTTATATTCCGAGGTAAATCGGAAAGATGCAGCCGGAGTTGTTACCGGTTTGGCCTGGACGCAATACGGTGGAGAAACATTGCAGATAGAAGCTGTAAAAGTGAAAGGCAGTGGAAAGCTGAAACTGACAGGAAAACTTGGTGAAGTAATGCAGGAATCTGCCCAGGCTGCTTTCAGTTATGCCAGACTGCACGCCAAAAAATACGGGATAAATGAAGATTTCTACAAAAATTGTGATCTGCATCTCCACATACCAGAGGGTGCCATTCCCAAAGATGGGCCATCAGCAGGTGTTGGTTTGGTAACTGCAATTGTATCTGTACTTTCCGGTAAAAAAGTAAAACATGATTTAGCGATGACAGGTGAAATTACTCTTTCCGGAAATGTGTTACCAATTGGCGGCCTGGCAGAAAAGCTGATCGCTGCCAAACGGGCTCGGATAAAAAATGTTATCATTCCACAAAAAAATGAACCTAACCTGAAGGAAATTCAGGATGAAATAAAAAAAGGTTTGAATATTATCCTGGTACATAAAGTGGAAGAAGTCCTGGATTATGCGATAAAATGA